Proteins co-encoded in one Acomys russatus unplaced genomic scaffold, mAcoRus1.1, whole genome shotgun sequence genomic window:
- the LOC127186386 gene encoding ferritin heavy chain A-like, with the protein MGFLRGSRHRKRYRCPLRTYRPRAAYPLLFVPPPVVAPQSQVRQNYHRDCEVAVNNHIHLQLETSYVYLSMAFYCGREDVALENFSRFFLNRSHKCTKHAEMFLDLQNQRGGRISFRTIRKPYRDNWIGSLQAMESAFQLELTLNESLVDLHQLASSRSDAHLRGFLKKNFLQKQVEVLKEMSSHLTSMRRMKLPEDGRIEYLFDKLSLADTSKEK; encoded by the coding sequence ATGGGTTTTCTGCGGGGATCTCGTCATCGCAAACGCTACCGCTGCCCACTCCGCACCTACAGACCCAGGGCTGCCTACCCGTTGCTGTTTGTGCCACCACCTGTGGTCGCTCCACAGTCTCAAGTGCGACAGAACTACCACCGCGACTGTGAGGTCGCTGTCAACAACCATATCCATTTGCAGCTGGAGACCTCCTACGTCTACCTGTCCATGGCTTTCTACTGTGGTCGTGAAGATGTAGCCCTGGAGAACTTCTCGCGATTCTTCTTGAACAGGTCGCACAAGTGTACTAAACATGCTGAGATGTTCCTGGACCTGCAAAACCAGCGTGGTGGTCGCATCTCTTTCCGCACTATCAGAAAGCCATACCGTGACAATTGGATTGGCAGCCTTCAAGCCATGGAGAGTGCCTTCCAACTGGAGCTGACCCTCAACGAAAGTCTTGTGGATCTGCACCAGTTAGCCTCCAGCAGGAGCGATGCCCATCTACGTGGCTTCCTGAAGAAAAATTTCCTGCAGAAGCAAGTCGAAGTCCTGAAGGAGATGAGCAGCCACCTGACCAGCATGCGCCGCATGAAGCTTCCAGAAGACGGCAGGATTGAGTATCTGTTTGATAAGCTTAGCCTGGCTGATACCAGCAAAGAGAAGTGA
- the LOC127186385 gene encoding LOW QUALITY PROTEIN: uncharacterized protein LOC127186385 (The sequence of the model RefSeq protein was modified relative to this genomic sequence to represent the inferred CDS: inserted 1 base in 1 codon) — MGDHKLPGKQVRRTVKPTSRDTSSKSVGKDASKCALKHKKEQLRLPTPVEGQHRLYIKERPDDFRKAGTPSEGLTPKSVEGTFLPTISQRVPSPIANKCQRKVCDDSGLYQPLLPVQHTRRTFWDEIGSRRNHHLLAPWPRGEDSSADILIKILETPRPQRILENKWPYWEDHREATKQPTHSGKQSQGKFDQDPHNLSSSCEGSWVPDGQHRGQDMLSSIYYKYIYKGGDDKWAKTCRNFVQPIDKGCENQPSNEKSPVKKPDLKYDKXMSRVENTRLSKQESSFVIKLQNPPDTHKVNKDIRYEPPSHPKSCHLKNEDLVPNSDEPELQGKNVVGNPEVAEASEPKDLKYFISKDDTTPSTLEQVFMKKGWGCEYSSPTSEIFRDYYWITDTDDDDDDEEEEEEKMKEKQKEKT; from the exons ATGGGAGACCACAAGCTGCCAGGGAAACAGGTCCGGAGGACAGTAAAGCCAACATCTCGGGACACGAGCAGCAAGTCTGTGGGGAAGGACGCTTCCAAATGTGCTTTAAAGCACAAGAAAGAGCAGCTGAGGTTGCCCACCCCTGTGGAGGGCCAGCACCGCCTCTACATTAAAGAACGGCCAGATGACTTCAGGAAAGCGGGGACACCAAGTGAAGGGCTGACTCCAAAAAGCGTGGAGGGTACCTTTCTCCCAACAATTTCTCAGAGAGTGCCAAGTCCCATCGCCAACAAGTGTCAGAGAAAGGTGTGTGATGACTCAGGACTATATCAGCCACTTTTACCAGTCCAGCATACACGTCGAACCTTCTGGGATGAGATAGGGTCCCGCCGGAATCACCATCTGCTAGCTCCTTGGCCTCGAGGAGAAGATAGTTCTGCAGATATACTAATCAAAATACTGGAAACACCAAGACCTCAGCGGATTCTAGAGAACAAATGGCCTTATTGGGAAGATCACAGGGAAGCAACCAAGCAGCCCACCCACTCTGGCAAGCAGTCTCAAGGCAAATTCGATCAGGATCCTCACAATCTTTCCTCGTCATGTGAAGGCAGTTGGGTCCCTGACGGCCAACACAGGGGACAAGATATGCTTAGctctatttattataaatatatatacaaaggaGGAGATGATAAGTGGGCCAAAACTTGTAGAAATTTCGTACAACCAATTGACAAGGGATGTGAAAACCAACCAAGCAATGAAAAGTCACCCGTCAAGAAACCTGATCTGAAGTATGACA AAATGAGCAGAGTCGAGAACACCAGACTCTCCAAACAGGAATCCAGCTTTGTTATAAAACTTCAAAACCCACCAGATACTCATAAAGTCAACAAGGACATTAGGTATGAGCCACCATCACACCCGAAAAGCTGCCACCTGAAAAATGAAGACCTTGTACCTAATTCAGATGAACCTGAACTTCAAGGCAAAAACGTTGTCGGTAACCCTGAAGTCGCTGAAGCTAGTGAACCAAAGGACTTGAAGTACTTCATAAGCAAGGATGACACTACACCAAGCACCCTTGAGCAGGTGTTTATGAAGAAGGGATGGGGTTGTGAATATTCTTCCCCTACATCAGAAATATTTAGAGATTATTATTGGATCACGgatacagatgatgatgatgatgacgaagaagaagaagaggaaaaaatgaaggaaaagcagaaagaaaagacctAG